Proteins co-encoded in one Saprospira grandis genomic window:
- a CDS encoding lysylphosphatidylglycerol synthase transmembrane domain-containing protein, which produces MTQGFFSWRKCFEMIFVWEFSSAVTPTSVGGSAVALVALSQEKISPGRTTMIIFYTIVLDTFFYLSSLLLLFSIFGFLIILPGTTSFSEMINQYFGAGFFGAYLFMSIYGSLFFYGVFINAKAVHRVLMAITSLPLLRRFKEGADKMGQDMQLASGELRRQKWQFHLKAFGATAGAWASRFMVLNCLIMAFIANSTDPAVQAHYNSVLIDQQDFSLFVQQVFIVGRQIAMYVIMAIVPTPGGAGAAESSFENFHSDYLPAGGTLLLVMTIFWRFFTYYLYLFIGMIVVPNWIRKLINRNKQEAEAAQPTE; this is translated from the coding sequence ATTACGCAGGGCTTTTTTAGCTGGCGAAAATGCTTCGAAATGATTTTTGTCTGGGAGTTTAGCTCTGCCGTTACCCCTACCTCTGTGGGTGGCTCTGCAGTGGCCTTGGTGGCCCTCTCTCAAGAAAAAATTTCTCCCGGTAGAACCACCATGATTATCTTTTATACTATAGTATTAGATACCTTTTTCTACCTCTCTTCGCTCTTACTGCTCTTCTCTATTTTTGGTTTTCTGATCATTTTGCCCGGCACAACCAGCTTTTCTGAAATGATTAACCAGTATTTTGGAGCCGGCTTTTTTGGCGCCTATTTATTTATGTCTATTTATGGTAGCCTCTTTTTTTATGGGGTCTTTATCAATGCCAAAGCTGTGCACCGTGTACTCATGGCCATTACTAGCCTGCCCCTTTTGCGCCGCTTTAAAGAAGGAGCCGATAAAATGGGCCAAGATATGCAGCTGGCCTCTGGCGAACTCCGCCGCCAAAAATGGCAGTTCCACCTCAAGGCGTTTGGTGCCACCGCTGGCGCCTGGGCCTCCCGCTTTATGGTCCTCAATTGCCTGATTATGGCCTTTATCGCCAATTCTACCGACCCCGCCGTGCAAGCACATTATAATAGTGTACTGATCGACCAACAAGATTTCTCGCTCTTTGTCCAACAGGTATTTATTGTGGGCCGACAAATTGCGATGTATGTGATTATGGCTATCGTTCCCACTCCCGGCGGCGCCGGAGCCGCAGAGTCTTCTTTCGAAAACTTCCACTCCGATTACCTGCCCGCAGGAGGTACGCTCTTACTTGTCATGACCATTTTCTGGCGCTTCTTTACTTATTATCTTTACCTCTTTATCGGTATGATCGTGGTCCCTAACTGGATTCGCAAACTCATCAACCGAAATAAACAAGAGGCCGAAGCCGCTCAGCCCACAGAATAA
- a CDS encoding DUF3124 domain-containing protein has protein sequence MKWISLFSLLLFLSACQPLSTEKSSTKSPIWEEQTAAQQLLTPIKGEEKKSYLSVYPAVFSLHEGRQHQLTVTLSLRNRSPKDSLYISQLDYYNGEGKLLRNYLEQPIFLRPLQTLSLVLNEKDKEGGTGASFIINWAQEAGPRPIFEAIMISTSGQQGLSFRTQAEQID, from the coding sequence ATGAAATGGATCTCTTTATTTTCTTTGCTTCTATTTTTATCGGCCTGCCAGCCTTTGTCTACAGAAAAAAGCTCGACAAAAAGTCCGATTTGGGAGGAGCAAACGGCCGCCCAGCAATTATTGACGCCCATCAAAGGAGAGGAGAAAAAAAGTTACCTTTCTGTTTATCCCGCCGTTTTTTCACTGCATGAGGGCCGCCAACATCAATTGACCGTGACTTTGAGTTTGCGCAACCGCTCGCCCAAAGATAGTTTGTATATTTCTCAGCTCGATTATTATAATGGGGAGGGCAAATTATTGCGAAATTATTTGGAGCAACCCATTTTTTTGCGCCCTTTGCAAACCCTTTCTTTAGTTTTGAACGAAAAAGACAAGGAAGGCGGAACGGGCGCCAGTTTTATCATCAACTGGGCGCAAGAAGCTGGACCAAGGCCCATTTTTGAAGCCATTATGATTTCTACTTCGGGCCAACAAGGGCTGTCTTTTCGGACCCAAGCCGAGCAAATTGATTAA
- a CDS encoding winged helix-turn-helix transcriptional regulator, protein MSNNYFNGIKCPKEYVLALNDSLNAVTGKWKLAIVSCLFFEAKRFSGIQEMLPQISPRMLSKELKELELNGILIRKVYDQTPVLIQYELTSSGHALKKVLDQMVSWGLAHREKQMRKDQSSFLTEEKSQR, encoded by the coding sequence ATGAGTAATAATTATTTTAACGGCATTAAATGTCCGAAAGAATATGTTTTGGCCCTCAATGACAGCTTGAATGCGGTGACGGGCAAATGGAAACTGGCGATTGTAAGTTGTCTTTTTTTTGAGGCCAAGCGATTTTCAGGCATTCAAGAGATGTTGCCTCAAATTAGCCCTAGAATGTTGTCTAAAGAACTTAAAGAGTTGGAGCTCAATGGCATTTTGATTCGTAAAGTTTATGATCAAACGCCTGTATTGATTCAATATGAACTCACGAGTTCGGGCCATGCGCTCAAAAAAGTTTTGGACCAGATGGTTAGTTGGGGCTTAGCACATCGAGAAAAACAGATGAGAAAAGACCAGAGCAGTTTTCTCACCGAAGAAAAAAGTCAGCGATAA
- a CDS encoding RNA polymerase sigma factor — protein sequence MPKDEFAKLTDEELVAHCIKHKRRYQEALYRRYADDLYAVALIYCKSDQDAADVLQESFIKIFKNLERFKFQAALKSWMRRILVNTALDHYRKRKREKAHSENYQQQQELKVDDILSRINAAELLELLNQLPKKAGMVLKLYAIEGYAHKEIAEQMQISEGTSKSQLSRARSLLKELLAKLQGDV from the coding sequence ATGCCAAAAGATGAGTTTGCAAAATTGACCGATGAGGAGTTAGTGGCCCATTGCATTAAGCATAAAAGGCGCTATCAAGAGGCCTTGTATCGTCGTTATGCCGATGATTTATATGCCGTGGCTTTGATTTATTGTAAATCGGACCAAGATGCGGCGGATGTATTGCAAGAGTCTTTTATTAAGATATTTAAGAACTTAGAACGCTTTAAGTTTCAGGCCGCCCTAAAATCTTGGATGCGTCGCATTTTGGTGAATACCGCTTTGGACCATTATCGGAAGCGCAAGCGGGAAAAGGCGCATTCAGAAAATTATCAGCAGCAGCAAGAGCTCAAAGTAGACGATATTTTGTCGAGAATCAATGCGGCAGAACTACTCGAACTATTGAACCAATTGCCCAAAAAGGCGGGCATGGTGCTTAAGTTGTATGCCATAGAAGGCTATGCGCATAAAGAAATTGCGGAACAGATGCAGATTTCGGAGGGCACCTCTAAGTCGCAGCTGAGTCGAGCCCGCAGCCTATTAAAAGAATTATTGGCCAAACTTCAGGGAGATGTTTAG
- a CDS encoding ATP-binding cassette domain-containing protein produces the protein MWNKKDYAIELRGLLLEQNQQLILGPLDWQIPLGSFNILYGPLSNAKSVLLAFLHGQLPAAKGEGRILDFDLSHLDDLQRSAVRRRVALLSLQQPLLPQQKMQEQLDLLLLATDWSSKSQRQHRIDQLLHFFQLDALRFNPLGQLPPLQRLLYRLVRALLNHPQVLLLDEPTAELNEIDAQNFFKLLQAYASSQDCTVIYSTHRRPAKTKLAFELYYCEAGKIEKRLELPPSY, from the coding sequence ATGTGGAATAAAAAAGACTATGCCATAGAGTTAAGGGGCCTCTTACTAGAACAAAACCAGCAGTTAATCTTAGGGCCTCTAGATTGGCAAATTCCTTTGGGCAGCTTTAATATCTTATATGGACCGCTGAGCAATGCAAAATCTGTACTTTTAGCTTTTTTGCATGGGCAGTTGCCCGCAGCTAAGGGAGAGGGCCGTATTTTAGACTTTGATTTAAGCCATCTAGATGATTTGCAGCGCTCGGCAGTCCGAAGAAGGGTGGCCCTTTTGTCGCTCCAACAACCTCTTTTGCCTCAGCAAAAAATGCAAGAACAACTCGACTTATTGCTTTTGGCTACGGATTGGAGCAGTAAGAGCCAAAGACAGCACCGCATCGACCAGTTGCTGCATTTTTTCCAATTGGATGCCCTTAGATTTAATCCCTTGGGCCAATTGCCGCCTTTGCAGCGCTTGCTCTACCGCTTGGTTCGCGCCCTGCTCAATCACCCACAGGTTCTCCTATTAGATGAACCCACTGCCGAGCTCAACGAAATAGATGCCCAGAATTTCTTTAAGCTCTTGCAGGCCTATGCCAGCAGCCAAGATTGTACGGTTATTTATAGTACCCACCGCCGCCCAGCTAAAACAAAACTCGCCTTTGAGCTCTATTACTGTGAGGCGGGCAAAATTGAAAAGCGCTTAGAGTTGCCCCCTAGCTATTAA
- a CDS encoding transposase — translation MTNVEKTLQNYALINRFYTAQGEFLFNAWFPPLASKNLIAKPSKRGRPKTISDEFIRYLFRLKVLFSFGYRQLEGILKCVISEYNLDVKPISYSQICRRVKKLKLKLKPKKTDKERSVAIDSTGLKTKGQGEWLRKKHLEKQRSS, via the coding sequence ATGACAAATGTAGAAAAAACCTTACAGAATTACGCCCTAATCAACAGATTTTATACTGCCCAAGGAGAGTTTCTTTTTAATGCTTGGTTTCCGCCTTTGGCAAGCAAAAACCTTATAGCTAAGCCTTCAAAACGCGGCAGACCTAAAACCATTTCCGATGAATTTATTCGCTATTTATTCCGATTAAAAGTGCTTTTTTCCTTTGGATATCGACAATTAGAAGGTATTCTAAAATGCGTTATTTCCGAATATAATTTGGATGTCAAGCCGATATCTTACAGCCAAATATGCCGCAGAGTGAAAAAACTAAAGCTGAAGCTTAAGCCTAAAAAAACGGATAAAGAAAGGTCGGTAGCGATAGATAGTACAGGGCTAAAAACCAAAGGACAGGGAGAATGGTTAAGAAAAAAACACCTAGAAAAACAGCGCTCTAGCTGA
- a CDS encoding NmrA family NAD(P)-binding protein, whose protein sequence is MILVNAATGQLGQGIIRELLKSVSAKEIRAYVRNEEKAKFLKDLGVELALGDYDNKAAIAQAMQGIDTLMLISGADPHRLEQHKNFVDAAKEAGVKRVLYTSISMKSVEDAALKGMMSDHFETEKHIMAANFESAASLRNTLYLDVLKDFFLGPQPQGIYLPIKSGAVPFVLRSELAQVAAKLLLADKLEKKYYELYHPETLSFAEIAKQLDVPFVSLTEADYLTQLNKMGLPEPVQQMLLGFCQDMQAGQFIVDRPSDLSAILGKAPSSHAEGLKELFA, encoded by the coding sequence ATGATTTTAGTTAATGCTGCAACAGGCCAATTGGGCCAAGGAATTATTCGCGAACTTCTCAAAAGTGTTTCGGCCAAAGAAATTCGCGCTTATGTACGCAATGAAGAAAAAGCAAAATTCCTAAAGGATTTGGGCGTAGAACTTGCCCTTGGCGATTATGATAATAAAGCCGCCATTGCTCAAGCCATGCAGGGCATTGATACGCTTATGCTCATTTCTGGCGCAGATCCTCATCGTCTAGAGCAACACAAAAATTTTGTGGATGCAGCTAAGGAAGCAGGCGTGAAACGCGTACTTTATACTAGCATAAGCATGAAATCAGTTGAAGATGCAGCCCTAAAAGGAATGATGAGCGATCACTTTGAAACGGAAAAACATATTATGGCCGCCAATTTTGAGTCGGCTGCTAGTTTGCGCAATACGCTTTACTTAGATGTGCTCAAAGATTTCTTTTTGGGCCCTCAACCGCAGGGTATTTATCTGCCAATCAAATCGGGAGCCGTGCCTTTTGTTTTGCGTAGCGAATTGGCCCAAGTTGCGGCCAAACTACTTTTAGCCGATAAGCTAGAGAAAAAATATTATGAACTATATCATCCCGAAACCCTCAGCTTTGCAGAAATTGCTAAGCAGTTGGATGTCCCTTTTGTTTCGCTCACAGAGGCCGATTATTTGACGCAGCTCAATAAAATGGGCTTGCCCGAGCCAGTACAACAAATGTTGTTGGGTTTTTGCCAAGATATGCAAGCCGGCCAGTTCATTGTTGATCGTCCCAGCGATCTAAGCGCAATTTTGGGCAAAGCGCCTAGCAGCCATGCAGAAGGCCTAAAGGAATTGTTTGCTTAA
- a CDS encoding segregation and condensation protein A — MLLLPLANLACAKIGKTFFFYVTYTIKLPQFEGPFNLLLFFIERDELDIYDIPISSITKDFLAYTQELERMNIDLASEFILVAASLMRIKAKMLLPRKELNEEGEEIDPRQELVERLLAYKSYKEIFALLRAQELKRQEQQARGNLVLELQTVANQALADAELEHLNLFRLLKTYEQLLEKLEERENRPVHKIVHYPYTIEGQRHYLKRQLQKLERARFEDLFLPLDGQMQAIFTFLALLELLQQEKIKILSLSEEYNDFCMLWAEED, encoded by the coding sequence TTGTTACTTTTGCCCCTTGCAAATTTAGCCTGCGCAAAAATAGGAAAAACTTTCTTTTTCTACGTGACTTACACCATCAAGCTTCCACAATTCGAGGGGCCCTTTAACCTCTTGCTCTTTTTTATCGAGCGCGATGAGCTCGATATTTACGATATCCCGATCTCTTCGATTACCAAAGACTTTTTGGCCTATACGCAAGAGCTCGAGCGGATGAATATTGACCTAGCCAGCGAGTTTATCTTGGTGGCCGCTAGCCTGATGCGCATTAAGGCCAAAATGCTTTTGCCCCGCAAAGAATTAAATGAAGAAGGAGAGGAGATTGATCCCCGCCAAGAATTGGTCGAACGTCTGCTCGCTTATAAAAGCTATAAAGAAATTTTTGCCCTCCTCCGAGCGCAAGAACTCAAAAGGCAAGAACAACAAGCTCGGGGAAACTTGGTTCTAGAACTACAAACCGTAGCCAACCAAGCCCTAGCCGATGCCGAACTAGAACACCTTAATCTTTTTCGCTTACTCAAAACTTATGAGCAACTTTTAGAAAAATTAGAAGAACGAGAAAATCGCCCTGTGCATAAAATCGTTCATTATCCCTACACCATTGAAGGGCAAAGACATTACCTCAAAAGGCAGTTGCAAAAACTAGAACGCGCCCGCTTTGAGGACCTCTTTTTGCCGCTCGATGGACAAATGCAGGCCATTTTTACCTTCTTGGCCTTACTCGAACTCCTCCAACAAGAAAAAATCAAGATCTTAAGCCTCTCCGAAGAATACAATGATTTTTGTATGCTTTGGGCCGAGGAGGATTAA
- a CDS encoding thioredoxin family protein: MSYDLAKKIAAAKDYADYLPWIEAALAQGKTSGENHSEMYLHFTKMNLQRMKRLEKTTKLWPELLELAKNSQKNLLFLVLTEAWCGDAAQNLPPIYKLVETQPNWQMKTLWRDEHLDLMEDYKTDGGIGIPKVLLIDADTQTVLGHWGPRPAEAQQKVRDYKALEEKPPYAEFAKDMQLWYAKDKTQSLQKELLDWLSDLV, from the coding sequence ATGTCTTACGATTTGGCGAAAAAAATAGCTGCCGCAAAAGACTATGCCGATTATTTGCCTTGGATTGAAGCCGCTTTGGCCCAAGGTAAAACCTCAGGCGAAAATCATTCTGAAATGTATCTGCATTTTACAAAAATGAATTTGCAGCGCATGAAGCGTTTGGAAAAAACGACAAAACTTTGGCCCGAACTGCTTGAATTGGCGAAAAACAGCCAGAAAAATTTGCTTTTTTTGGTCCTCACGGAGGCTTGGTGCGGAGATGCCGCGCAAAACTTGCCGCCCATCTATAAATTGGTGGAAACACAGCCCAATTGGCAGATGAAAACGCTTTGGCGAGATGAGCATTTGGATTTGATGGAAGATTATAAAACGGATGGCGGCATTGGGATTCCCAAAGTTTTGCTGATTGATGCTGATACGCAAACTGTTTTGGGCCATTGGGGTCCTCGTCCGGCAGAAGCCCAGCAAAAAGTCCGCGATTATAAAGCCTTGGAAGAAAAACCGCCTTATGCAGAATTTGCAAAAGATATGCAGCTTTGGTATGCCAAGGATAAAACGCAGAGCTTGCAAAAAGAACTGCTCGATTGGTTGAGTGATTTGGTTTAA
- a CDS encoding DUF445 domain-containing protein, with protein MMEYIQIILDFFQVYYIDRFSWWVLLIPIISAVVGWGTNKLALKMTFYPLEFVGWKSKSGQPILGWQGIIPSKGVSMADTSVDMITDKLIDVEEQFDRINPRVIAKEMEPRMLDLTREIINEAMREELPLWKLLPEKQKAAVFERAAREIPKVTEEIMQEVKDNITEIFNLKQMTINHLSSNKELMNRMFLDVGDKEFQFIEYSGLYFGFLFGLAQMLVWIPFGAWWQLPLGGLVVGYLTNVLALNMIFKPAKAYKLFGWKIQGLFILRQKEVAKEYANIVANEIITMPNIFRAMFEGDASDRLLHIIEEHVNESFDHTAGFSSALIRITSGSDSYDRIKEIACRRLVAEVPEHIHLIFDYAQQALDIEHTLSDKMSSLPPEDFVDFLRPVFQQDEWKLLLVGSILGMIAGFLQILTV; from the coding sequence ATGATGGAATATATACAGATTATACTCGACTTCTTTCAAGTCTACTATATCGACCGATTTAGTTGGTGGGTGCTGCTCATCCCCATAATTTCGGCGGTGGTGGGCTGGGGGACCAATAAATTGGCCCTCAAGATGACCTTTTATCCCCTAGAGTTTGTCGGCTGGAAAAGCAAAAGCGGCCAGCCAATTCTAGGCTGGCAGGGCATTATTCCATCCAAAGGCGTGAGTATGGCCGATACTTCCGTAGATATGATTACGGATAAACTCATTGATGTGGAAGAACAGTTCGACCGCATCAACCCCAGAGTCATTGCCAAAGAAATGGAGCCCCGCATGCTCGATCTTACCCGAGAGATTATCAATGAGGCCATGCGCGAAGAACTTCCGCTCTGGAAGTTGCTGCCCGAAAAACAAAAGGCCGCCGTTTTTGAACGAGCCGCCCGAGAAATTCCTAAGGTGACCGAGGAAATTATGCAGGAGGTAAAAGATAATATTACCGAAATCTTTAACCTCAAACAAATGACCATCAACCACCTGAGCAGCAATAAGGAATTGATGAACCGCATGTTCTTAGATGTAGGCGATAAGGAATTTCAGTTTATTGAATACTCGGGCCTCTATTTTGGCTTTTTGTTTGGCCTGGCCCAAATGTTAGTCTGGATTCCCTTTGGCGCTTGGTGGCAACTCCCCCTAGGCGGCTTGGTGGTCGGTTACCTGACCAATGTTTTGGCCCTCAATATGATTTTTAAACCCGCCAAAGCCTATAAACTTTTTGGCTGGAAAATTCAGGGCCTCTTTATCCTACGCCAAAAAGAAGTGGCCAAGGAATACGCCAATATTGTGGCCAACGAAATTATTACTATGCCCAATATTTTTCGGGCCATGTTTGAAGGCGATGCCTCTGACCGCCTGCTCCACATTATCGAGGAACATGTCAATGAGAGTTTTGACCATACCGCTGGCTTTTCTAGCGCCCTCATTCGCATCACTTCGGGCAGCGATAGCTATGACCGCATCAAGGAAATTGCCTGCCGCCGCCTAGTGGCCGAGGTGCCCGAACATATCCACCTGATTTTTGATTATGCCCAACAGGCCCTAGATATCGAGCATACGCTCAGCGATAAGATGAGCAGCCTCCCCCCAGAGGACTTTGTCGATTTTCTGCGACCCGTTTTCCAACAAGATGAATGGAAATTACTTTTAGTGGGCAGTATTTTAGGTATGATTGCCGGTTTTCTACAAATTCTGACCGTTTAA
- a CDS encoding isoprenyl transferase, translating into MTNKTSPEAASALAQIDKSRLPKHIAIIMDGNGRWAEKQGKARVFGHQNGVEAVRSTTETAAKLGIEYLTLYAFSTENWNRPKEEVAALMALLVQTIKGELPTLQKNKIRLQAIGDLESLPQATRDELQEAIDATAHNEQMTLILALSYSAKWEIVEAVKRIAAQSKKGELELEDIDEKVVANALSTTGLPDPELLIRTSGESRISNFLLWQIAYAELYFTPVFWPDFREKELYAAIADFQSRQRRFGKTAAQILSEEE; encoded by the coding sequence ATGACCAACAAAACATCGCCAGAAGCGGCCAGTGCCTTGGCCCAAATTGACAAAAGCCGTTTGCCCAAGCATATTGCTATTATTATGGATGGAAATGGCCGTTGGGCCGAAAAACAGGGAAAGGCCCGTGTTTTTGGCCATCAAAATGGCGTAGAAGCCGTTCGATCGACTACAGAAACGGCGGCCAAATTGGGCATTGAGTATTTAACGCTTTATGCTTTTTCTACCGAAAACTGGAACCGCCCCAAAGAAGAGGTGGCCGCCCTGATGGCCCTTTTGGTCCAAACCATTAAGGGAGAGCTCCCTACTTTGCAAAAAAATAAAATTCGGCTGCAGGCCATTGGCGATTTGGAGAGCTTGCCCCAAGCTACCCGCGACGAACTGCAAGAGGCCATTGATGCTACCGCCCATAATGAACAAATGACCCTTATTTTGGCCCTCAGTTATAGCGCCAAATGGGAAATTGTAGAGGCCGTGAAACGCATTGCCGCCCAAAGCAAAAAAGGCGAACTCGAACTAGAAGATATTGATGAAAAAGTAGTGGCCAACGCCCTAAGTACCACTGGCCTACCCGATCCAGAATTACTCATCAGAACCAGCGGAGAAAGCCGCATTAGCAACTTTTTGCTTTGGCAAATTGCTTATGCCGAACTGTATTTTACGCCCGTTTTTTGGCCCGACTTCCGAGAGAAAGAACTCTATGCCGCCATTGCCGATTTTCAGTCTAGACAAAGACGATTTGGCAAAACTGCCGCCCAAATTCTATCGGAAGAAGAATAA
- the rimM gene encoding ribosome maturation factor RimM (Essential for efficient processing of 16S rRNA), producing MSAGFVELGKTLKPHHIKGALKARLEEGYVPSLEAAAAVFIEHQGQKIPFFLEELESGKTWIIKLEGIDDRNQAEQWSRKTLYLREKDLLEGAAPISGLAFDFLIGFHLLDEELGDLGEIIDLIELPQQEMAVLNIEEKEVLIPLHEDLIVEILEAQKQIIMQLPEGLLDL from the coding sequence ATGTCAGCAGGATTTGTAGAATTGGGCAAAACGCTCAAACCACACCATATTAAAGGCGCGCTAAAAGCGCGGCTAGAAGAGGGATATGTCCCTAGTTTAGAGGCTGCTGCAGCCGTTTTTATTGAGCATCAGGGCCAAAAAATTCCGTTTTTTTTAGAAGAATTGGAAAGCGGAAAAACCTGGATTATCAAGCTAGAAGGCATTGATGACCGCAATCAGGCTGAACAATGGAGCCGAAAAACGCTTTACCTCAGAGAAAAAGACCTTTTGGAAGGAGCCGCCCCGATTTCGGGCCTCGCTTTTGACTTTTTGATCGGTTTTCATCTCCTTGATGAGGAATTGGGCGATTTGGGCGAAATTATCGACTTAATTGAGCTGCCTCAGCAAGAGATGGCCGTATTAAATATTGAAGAAAAAGAGGTGCTCATCCCCCTTCATGAGGATCTGATTGTAGAAATTTTGGAAGCCCAAAAGCAAATTATCATGCAACTTCCAGAAGGATTATTGGACCTTTAA
- a CDS encoding IS5 family transposase produces MHLAVDDKTGEILSVEITTERKTDASQLLKMIKKLKPFNIKQVYADGAYDQTKCREAICDAGAVPLIPPRKNARLKKGKNGELVDSYRNDDILYIWELGAAAWKQDLGYHRRNLSETAMMRLKHFFSERLSSISFKMQKQEVLMRIQILNELNAVKLEVTANQ; encoded by the coding sequence GTGCATTTAGCAGTGGATGATAAAACAGGAGAAATCTTATCCGTAGAGATTACCACAGAGCGAAAAACCGATGCCTCTCAACTCCTCAAAATGATAAAAAAATTGAAGCCATTTAATATTAAGCAAGTTTATGCAGATGGCGCCTATGACCAAACAAAATGTCGAGAAGCAATTTGTGATGCTGGGGCGGTTCCATTGATTCCCCCACGTAAAAATGCTCGCCTAAAAAAAGGAAAAAATGGAGAGCTAGTCGATAGTTATCGCAATGATGATATTTTATATATCTGGGAGTTAGGAGCGGCTGCTTGGAAACAAGATTTAGGCTATCATCGTCGAAATTTAAGCGAAACGGCAATGATGCGACTCAAGCACTTTTTCTCTGAACGGCTCTCTTCGATCAGCTTCAAAATGCAGAAACAAGAAGTGCTGATGCGTATTCAAATTTTAAATGAGCTTAATGCCGTCAAGCTAGAAGTTACTGCTAATCAGTAA
- the cmr6 gene encoding type III-B CRISPR module RAMP protein Cmr6 — protein MSISFFKDRRLPIAQNGLEDKVTELNFSILYYHYPHWDKEDDFQFFWEEEEDKTRKNKKPKKIKTLCGHTMRSNTDQNAFFPSAKLEGLVKDQKDVVEGLFPNSSTCFDLEVDGSMAIGLGISSVYETGICLHHTYAVPYIPATAIKAVFRRYLEDEGNESLVSSWLGFSDEETKNAAKGKITFFDAFPYKVKLAPDIINSHYPKWYSDGKTPPADWQSPVPVFFMSLKDAKFQFAFALKEGSKEDLEEIKTKLTQALQNHGLGAKTAVGYGFFK, from the coding sequence ATGAGTATTTCATTCTTTAAAGACCGGCGTTTGCCAATAGCCCAAAATGGGCTGGAAGATAAGGTGACTGAATTAAATTTTTCTATACTGTATTATCACTATCCACATTGGGACAAAGAGGATGACTTTCAATTTTTTTGGGAAGAGGAAGAGGATAAAACCAGAAAAAATAAAAAACCCAAAAAAATAAAAACCCTTTGTGGACATACTATGAGGTCCAATACAGATCAGAATGCTTTTTTCCCTTCTGCTAAGCTAGAAGGCCTTGTAAAAGATCAAAAAGACGTAGTAGAGGGATTATTTCCTAATTCTAGTACTTGTTTTGATTTAGAGGTAGATGGGAGCATGGCTATTGGTCTGGGAATATCTTCTGTTTATGAAACAGGAATTTGTCTGCACCATACTTATGCAGTACCTTATATTCCTGCAACAGCCATAAAAGCAGTTTTTAGACGCTATTTGGAAGATGAAGGAAATGAATCTTTAGTGAGTAGTTGGTTGGGATTTTCTGACGAAGAGACAAAAAATGCTGCTAAGGGAAAAATTACTTTTTTCGATGCTTTTCCTTACAAAGTTAAACTAGCTCCAGATATAATTAACAGTCATTATCCTAAATGGTATAGTGATGGTAAAACTCCACCAGCAGATTGGCAAAGCCCTGTTCCCGTATTTTTTATGAGTCTAAAAGATGCAAAATTTCAGTTTGCTTTTGCTTTAAAAGAGGGTTCTAAAGAAGATTTAGAAGAAATAAAAACTAAACTCACCCAAGCCCTCCAAAACCACGGCCTAGGCGCCAAAACCGCAGTAGGCTACGGCTTTTTCAAATAA